A window of the Lactuca sativa cultivar Salinas chromosome 7, Lsat_Salinas_v11, whole genome shotgun sequence genome harbors these coding sequences:
- the LOC111900853 gene encoding cytochrome P450 CYP736A12: MYSVILAILLVFTGILFWRVRSAHLRLKKLPPGPTPLPIIGSLHLLGNLPHRALHKLSQKYGPIMSIRLGSIQFVIVSSPEAAKLFLGTHDVVFASRPNIQATKYFAYSGKGLTFTEYGSYWRSVRKFCTLELLSAKKINSFAGIRREEIRLMLEEIRVASMGRKVVNLSETVGALIEGMTCRMIFGKKNNDKFLFKSVMDESMEAIGIFNLADYVPMLAPFDLQGLTKRFKLLSKELDEILETLINEHEEQIIIKSQSPEEMDFIDILLSLKHRYSNTHDDLSFTIDRSGMKCILVDLIAGSIDTVKTSVEWILAALIKHPRVMKKLQQELKVVIGDKHVVEETDLTNLSYLHMVVKETLRLYPIAPLLVPHQSVEDIVINGYNIPKNTRLLVNYWAFGRDSKVWSENWEEFLPERFLDTEVDFRGHDYQLIQFGIGRRGCPGMNLGLLNTGLVVSNMVHFFDWELPSGMSPSDLDMKEKFGLTTPRANPLLANPIYHN; this comes from the exons ATGTATTCTGTTATACTTGCAATATTATTAGTTTTCACCGGAATCTTGTTTTGGCGAGTGCGATCAGCTCATCTTCGCCTCAAGAAACTACCACCTGGCCCCACGCCCTTACCAATCATCGGAAGCCTCCACTTACTAGGAAACCTCCCACATCGTGCCCTCCACAAGCTCTCCCAAAAGTATGGTCCTATCATGTCGATCCGCCTAGGGTCCATCCAATTTGTGATAGTCTCTTCGCCGGAAGCCGCCAAACTCTTCCTCGGGACTCATGATGTTGTTTTTGCTTCTCGTCCCAATATCCAAGCAACAAAGTACTTTGCTTATAGTGGAAAGGGATTGACTTTTACGGAATATGGATCATATTGGCGAAGTGTAAGGAAGTTTTGTACATTGGAACTGCTTAGTGCTAAGAAAATTAATAGTTTTGCAGGGATAAGAAGGGAGGAGATCAGGTTGATGttggaagagattagggttgCGTCCATGGGACGTAAGGTGGTGAATTTAAGTGAGACTGTAGGTGCGCTGATTGAAGGCATGACGTGTAGGATGATATTTGGCAAGAAAAACAATGACAAGTTCCTTTTCAAAAGCGTAATGGACGAGAGCATGGAAGCAATAGGCATCTTCAATTTGGCCGACTATGTGCCCATGTTAGCTCCGTTTGATCTTCAG GGCTTGACTAAACGCTTTAAGTTGTTAAGCAAGGAACTTGATGAAATTTTGGAGACATTGATAAATGAGCACGAAGAACAAATAATCATTAAATCTCAAAGCCCTGAGGAAATGGATTTCATCGACATATTGCTTTCACTAAAGCACCGGTATTCAAATACCCATGATGACCTATCCTTTACAATTGATAGGTCTGGTATGAAATGCATTTTAGTGGATTTGATAGCTGGATCCATTGACACTGTTAAAACTTCTGTTGAATGGATTTTAGCTGCACTTATAAAACATCCTAGAGTGATGAAGAAGCTACAACAAGAGTTGAAAGTTGTGATTGGAGATAAACATGTGGTTGAAGAAACAGATTTGACAAACTTAAGTTACTTGCATATGGTAGTTAAGGAGACTTTAAGGCTTTATCCCATTGCTCCACTATTGGTTCCACATCAATCAGTGGAGGATATAGTGATTAATGGTTACAATATACCCAAGAATACACGACTTCTTGTAAATTATTGGGCATTTGGACGTGACTCAAAAGTTTGGTCTGAAAATTGGGAAGAGTTTCTTCCAGAGAGGTTTCTAGACACAGAAGTTGATTTTCGTGGACATGATTATCAACTTATACAATTTGGAATTGGTAGAAGAGGATGTCCTGGAATGAATTTAGGATTACTAAACACTGGCTTGGTGGTTTCCAACATGGTACATTTCTTTGATTGGGAGCTACCGAGTGGGATGTCACCAAGTGACCTAGATATGAAAGAAAAATTTGGATTAACTACCCCTAGGGCTAATCCCTTATTAGCCAATCCTATATACCACAACTGA